The following are from one region of the Actinoplanes sp. L3-i22 genome:
- a CDS encoding polynucleotide kinase-phosphatase, with product MIDIPELSLVALVGISGSGKSTFARTHFAATQVLSSDFFRGLIADDENDQSASAEAFDALHYIAGKRLAAGRLTVVDATNLQSHGRAALIKLAREHDVLPVAIVLDVPESVAWERTQARPDRTFGRQVLGRMQRDLRRSLGQLTREGFRKVHVLRGPEEIAGAEIRYEKLFNDKRDEHGPFDIVGDVHGCRAELEVLLGKLDYELVRDDSGRPVDAVHPEGRKMVFVGDLVDRGPDSPGVLRLVMGMVAAGHAICVPGNHEQKLARKLNGRNVQLTHGLPETLAQLEAEPAEFVGEVRAFIEGLVSHYVLDDGKLVVAHAGLKEAYQGRTSGRVRSFALYGETTGETDEYGLPVRYPWAQEYRGSAAVVYGHVPTPRAEWINNTICLDTGCVFGGALTALRWPERELVDTPAAKEYYAPVRPLITAAAPDRGLDITDVTGRKHLDYGYGRTTVPAENAAAALEVMGRFAVDPETLVWLPPTMAPCSSSTVEGFLEYPTSAFANLRAAGVGRVICEEKHMGSRAVVRVSASGTGDAIWTRTGRPFFGPELDGPLLARVRAAVAPILAELETDWLLLDAELLPWSAKAGSLIRDHFAGVGAAGRAALPAALDVLDRAAGRGLDVTALRDRLELRSSEIAGYSAAYLAYVKPSDGLTGVTLAPFAVLAGAGVSYADRDHGWHLAIADRLVAADPELFTPTRRMVVDLADPAAEAAATEWWLTLTGAGGEGMVVKPYSGLAAVDGKGRLVQPGVKCRGREYLRIIYGPEYTRPEQLDRLRQRNLGRKRNMALREHGMGLAALDRLAEGAPSWRVHELVFAILAAESEPVDPRL from the coding sequence ATGATCGACATCCCGGAACTCAGCCTGGTCGCGCTGGTCGGCATCTCCGGATCCGGCAAGTCCACGTTCGCGCGCACCCATTTCGCCGCCACCCAGGTGCTCTCCTCGGACTTCTTCCGCGGTCTGATCGCCGACGACGAGAACGACCAGTCCGCCTCCGCGGAGGCGTTCGACGCGCTGCACTACATCGCCGGCAAGCGGCTGGCCGCCGGGCGGCTCACCGTGGTCGACGCGACGAACCTGCAGTCGCACGGCCGGGCCGCCCTGATCAAGCTGGCCCGCGAGCACGACGTGCTGCCGGTCGCGATCGTCCTGGACGTGCCCGAGTCGGTGGCCTGGGAGCGCACGCAGGCCCGGCCGGACCGGACGTTCGGGCGCCAGGTCCTCGGCCGCATGCAGCGTGACCTGCGGCGCTCGCTCGGGCAGCTGACCCGGGAGGGCTTCCGCAAGGTGCACGTGCTGCGCGGGCCGGAGGAGATCGCGGGCGCCGAGATCCGCTACGAGAAGCTGTTCAACGACAAGCGGGACGAGCACGGGCCGTTCGACATCGTCGGTGACGTGCACGGCTGCCGGGCCGAGCTGGAGGTCCTGCTCGGCAAGCTGGACTACGAGCTGGTCCGGGACGACTCGGGGCGGCCGGTCGACGCCGTACATCCGGAAGGTCGCAAGATGGTCTTCGTCGGTGACCTCGTCGACCGCGGGCCGGACTCACCCGGCGTGCTGCGCCTGGTGATGGGCATGGTGGCGGCCGGCCACGCGATCTGTGTGCCGGGCAACCACGAGCAGAAGCTGGCCCGCAAGCTGAACGGGCGCAACGTCCAGCTCACCCACGGGCTGCCGGAGACGCTGGCGCAGCTGGAGGCCGAGCCGGCCGAGTTCGTCGGCGAGGTGCGCGCCTTCATCGAGGGCCTGGTCAGCCACTACGTGCTGGACGACGGGAAGCTGGTGGTCGCGCACGCCGGGCTGAAGGAGGCGTACCAGGGGCGGACGTCCGGGCGGGTGCGCAGCTTCGCGCTCTACGGCGAGACCACCGGCGAGACCGACGAGTACGGCCTGCCGGTCCGCTACCCGTGGGCCCAGGAGTACCGCGGGTCCGCCGCCGTCGTCTACGGCCACGTGCCCACCCCGCGCGCGGAGTGGATCAACAACACGATCTGTCTGGACACCGGCTGCGTCTTCGGTGGCGCGCTGACCGCGCTGCGCTGGCCGGAGCGGGAGCTGGTCGACACGCCGGCCGCGAAGGAGTACTACGCCCCGGTCCGGCCGCTGATCACGGCCGCGGCACCCGACCGCGGTCTGGACATCACCGACGTCACCGGCCGCAAACACCTCGATTATGGGTACGGGCGTACCACGGTCCCCGCCGAGAACGCCGCGGCCGCGCTGGAGGTGATGGGCCGGTTCGCCGTCGACCCGGAAACCCTGGTCTGGCTGCCCCCGACGATGGCACCGTGCTCCAGCTCAACCGTCGAGGGCTTCCTGGAGTACCCGACGTCGGCCTTCGCCAACCTGCGCGCGGCCGGCGTCGGCCGGGTGATCTGCGAGGAGAAACACATGGGCTCCCGGGCCGTCGTCCGGGTCTCGGCGTCCGGCACCGGCGACGCGATCTGGACCCGGACCGGGCGGCCGTTCTTCGGGCCGGAACTCGACGGGCCGCTGCTGGCCCGGGTCCGGGCCGCCGTCGCGCCGATCCTGGCCGAGCTGGAGACCGACTGGCTGCTGCTCGACGCGGAGCTGCTGCCCTGGTCGGCGAAGGCCGGCAGCCTGATCCGCGACCACTTCGCCGGGGTGGGCGCGGCCGGGCGGGCCGCGCTGCCGGCCGCACTGGACGTGTTGGACCGGGCCGCCGGTCGCGGGCTGGACGTCACGGCGCTGCGGGACCGACTCGAGCTGCGCTCCTCGGAGATCGCCGGCTACTCGGCGGCCTACCTGGCGTACGTGAAGCCGTCCGACGGGCTGACCGGGGTCACGCTCGCGCCGTTCGCGGTGCTGGCCGGCGCCGGCGTGAGCTACGCCGACCGGGACCACGGCTGGCACCTGGCGATCGCGGATCGCCTGGTCGCGGCGGACCCGGAGCTGTTCACGCCGACCCGGCGGATGGTGGTGGACCTGGCCGACCCGGCCGCCGAGGCAGCGGCGACCGAGTGGTGGCTGACGCTGACCGGGGCCGGTGGCGAGGGGATGGTGGTGAAGCCGTACTCCGGCCTGGCCGCGGTCGACGGCAAGGGCCGGCTCGTGCAGCCGGGCGTGAAGTGCCGCGGCCGGGAGTACCTGCGGATCATCTACGGCCCGGAGTACACCCGGCCGGAGCAGCTCGACCGCCTGCGGCAGCGCAACCTGGGCCGCAAGCGGAACATGGCGCTGCGCGAGCACGGGATGGGCCTGGCGGCGCTGGACCGGCTGGCCGAGGGCGCGCCGTCCTGGCGGGTGCACGAACTGGTCTTCGCGATCCTGGCCGCCGAGTCCGAGCCGGTCGACCCGCGGCTCTGA
- a CDS encoding 3' terminal RNA ribose 2'-O-methyltransferase Hen1 codes for MLLTVTTTHRPATDLGYLLVKHPDKVQQFDLPTGTAYVMFPEATEERCTAALLLDVDPQKLRARADAFELSQYVNDRPYAASSLLASALSKIFRSAQRGTSKDRPELAAQAIPLEIRVPVLRGGTELVTRLFAPLGWTVTATAIPFEPELGGDSRYVDLRLAGTLRLADAINHLYVLLPVLDDGKHYWVAPDEIEKLLRSGAGWLAGHPEKVLIARRYLAHRKSLATTALELLDADQPVTEEEAELPVERKAPLAAQRRDAVLAALTEVGATRVLDLGCGPGALLGALLKESRFTEIVGADVSVRVLEQAERRLRLDRLPQRQRDRITLIQTALTYHDDRLSGYDAAVLMEVIEHVDLPRLPALEAGVFGRARPGAVIVTTPNVEYNVHYPGLTGMRHSDHRFEWTRAEFAEWAESVASRFGYTVTIRGVGESDETTGAPTQLALFIRTEVTA; via the coding sequence GTGCTACTCACCGTGACGACCACCCACCGGCCCGCGACAGATCTTGGCTACCTGCTGGTCAAGCATCCGGACAAGGTCCAGCAGTTCGACCTGCCCACCGGTACGGCGTACGTCATGTTCCCGGAGGCCACCGAGGAGCGGTGCACCGCCGCGCTGCTGCTGGACGTCGATCCGCAGAAGCTGCGCGCCCGGGCCGACGCCTTCGAGCTGAGCCAGTACGTCAACGACCGGCCGTACGCGGCGTCCAGCCTGCTCGCCAGCGCCCTGTCGAAGATCTTCCGCAGCGCCCAGCGTGGCACCTCGAAGGATCGGCCGGAACTGGCCGCCCAGGCGATCCCGCTGGAGATCCGGGTGCCCGTGCTGCGTGGCGGCACCGAGCTGGTCACCCGCCTGTTTGCCCCGCTGGGCTGGACGGTGACCGCCACCGCGATCCCGTTCGAGCCGGAGCTCGGCGGCGACAGTCGCTACGTCGACCTGCGCCTGGCCGGCACGCTGCGGCTCGCCGACGCGATCAACCATCTGTACGTGCTGCTCCCGGTGCTCGACGACGGCAAGCACTACTGGGTCGCGCCGGACGAGATCGAGAAGCTGCTGCGCTCCGGCGCCGGCTGGCTCGCCGGCCACCCGGAGAAGGTGCTGATCGCCCGCCGCTACCTCGCGCACCGCAAGTCGCTGGCCACCACCGCGCTGGAGCTGCTGGACGCGGACCAGCCGGTCACCGAGGAGGAGGCCGAGCTGCCGGTGGAGCGCAAGGCGCCGCTCGCCGCGCAGCGCCGGGACGCGGTGCTCGCCGCGCTGACCGAGGTCGGCGCGACCCGGGTGCTCGACCTGGGCTGCGGGCCCGGCGCGCTGCTCGGCGCCCTGCTCAAGGAGAGCCGGTTCACCGAGATCGTCGGGGCCGACGTCTCGGTCCGGGTGCTGGAGCAGGCCGAGCGCCGGCTCCGGCTGGACCGGCTGCCGCAGCGTCAGCGGGACCGGATCACGCTGATCCAGACCGCGCTGACGTACCACGACGACCGGCTCAGCGGGTACGACGCGGCCGTGCTGATGGAGGTGATCGAGCATGTCGACCTGCCCCGGCTCCCGGCGCTGGAGGCCGGCGTGTTCGGTCGCGCCCGGCCCGGCGCGGTCATCGTGACCACCCCGAACGTGGAGTACAACGTGCACTATCCGGGCCTGACCGGGATGCGGCACTCGGACCATCGCTTCGAGTGGACCCGGGCCGAGTTCGCCGAGTGGGCCGAGTCCGTCGCTTCGCGGTTCGGCTACACCGTGACCATCCGCGGGGTGGGTGAGTCCGACGAGACCACCGGCGCCCCGACCCAGCTGGCCCTGTTCATCCGTACGGAGGTGACCGCATGA
- a CDS encoding SigE family RNA polymerase sigma factor, whose product MTYEDFADSRLSALLRYAVMLTGDPHAAEDLVQETMLRAQLHWWRVARSDSPDSYVRRILTNQFIESRRASWWRRVLLRADADPVVAAPSDHAAESAERDRVWSLLATLPRRQRAALVLRFYEDLPDQEIADILGCAVGTVRSSISRGLDALRAELVEAPMSAAEVTK is encoded by the coding sequence GTGACCTACGAGGATTTCGCCGACAGCCGGCTCAGCGCGCTGTTGCGCTATGCCGTCATGTTGACCGGCGACCCCCACGCCGCTGAGGACCTGGTGCAGGAGACCATGCTCCGGGCCCAGCTGCACTGGTGGCGGGTGGCGCGCAGCGACTCTCCGGACAGCTACGTGCGCAGGATCCTGACCAACCAGTTCATCGAGTCCCGTCGAGCCTCGTGGTGGCGCCGTGTGCTGCTGCGGGCCGACGCGGATCCGGTGGTCGCGGCGCCCTCCGACCACGCCGCCGAGAGTGCCGAGCGGGATCGCGTCTGGTCCCTGCTCGCCACCCTGCCGCGCCGCCAGCGCGCGGCCCTGGTGTTGCGGTTCTACGAGGACCTGCCCGATCAGGAGATCGCCGACATTCTCGGCTGCGCCGTCGGGACGGTCCGTTCATCCATCTCGCGAGGGCTCGACGCACTCCGCGCCGAGCTGGTGGAGGCCCCCATGAGCGCAGCGGAGGTGACGAAATGA
- a CDS encoding LCP family protein, which translates to MSTVEEDLRAAFGRQEAVVPEAGPVRARIDLAWVRVKRRRTRRRALGAAAAVLLAAAAVPVVTTNWWHGGQPEQIQSEELLGTAMPGSSVPVARDPVDVLLIGIDRRPGSKTARADTVMLLHLPADRSAGWMVSLPRDGLVDVPGHGRQKLAATTALGGAQVTTATVTALTGVDLDAAVVVDYPAWRGVTEAAGPVRVCLDQAISAQGGRKGLAKGCQQINDGDVTALLQGQDGLRQLGIDRDRNTQRFVAALARKLAADGTAGSLTRVQQLIAAAGAGLQYDGDLPVLLKAATQLASPELIGLTAPRFNIRYDGENTGVIVDSADWKSLYQAIRDDRLAGWAVANPTYVTK; encoded by the coding sequence ATGAGCACGGTCGAGGAAGACCTGAGGGCCGCCTTCGGGCGGCAGGAGGCGGTGGTCCCGGAGGCTGGTCCGGTCCGGGCTCGCATCGATCTTGCCTGGGTACGGGTGAAGCGCCGCCGCACCCGGCGACGAGCGCTCGGCGCGGCCGCCGCCGTGCTGCTCGCCGCGGCAGCTGTACCGGTCGTGACCACCAACTGGTGGCACGGGGGACAACCGGAACAGATCCAGTCGGAGGAGCTCCTGGGCACCGCCATGCCGGGGAGCTCCGTGCCGGTCGCCCGCGACCCGGTCGACGTGCTGCTGATCGGCATCGACCGCCGACCGGGCTCGAAGACCGCGCGGGCGGACACGGTCATGCTGCTGCACCTGCCGGCCGACCGCAGCGCCGGCTGGATGGTGAGCCTGCCGCGTGACGGCCTGGTCGACGTGCCCGGCCACGGCCGGCAGAAACTCGCCGCGACGACGGCCCTGGGCGGCGCCCAGGTGACCACCGCGACAGTGACGGCGTTGACCGGGGTCGACCTGGATGCCGCCGTGGTGGTCGACTATCCGGCCTGGCGCGGGGTGACCGAGGCGGCCGGCCCGGTCCGGGTCTGCCTCGACCAGGCCATTTCGGCGCAGGGCGGCCGCAAGGGGCTGGCGAAGGGCTGCCAGCAGATCAACGACGGTGACGTCACCGCCCTGCTGCAGGGGCAGGACGGGCTGCGGCAACTCGGCATCGACCGGGATCGCAACACCCAGCGGTTCGTGGCCGCGCTGGCGAGGAAGCTGGCGGCCGACGGCACGGCCGGGTCCCTGACCCGGGTCCAGCAGTTGATCGCCGCAGCCGGGGCGGGTCTGCAGTACGACGGCGACCTGCCGGTCCTGCTGAAAGCGGCCACCCAGCTGGCGAGCCCGGAGCTGATCGGCCTGACCGCGCCCCGCTTCAACATCAGGTATGACGGCGAGAACACCGGCGTGATCGTCGACAGCGCCGACTGGAAGAGTCTCTACCAGGCGATTCGTGACGATCGGCTGGCGGGCTGGGCGGTCGCCAACCCGACCTATGTCACCAAGTGA
- the fbaA gene encoding class II fructose-bisphosphate aldolase has protein sequence MPIASPEVYAEMIDRAKAGAFAYPAINVTSSQTLNAALQGFAEAGSDGIVQISTGGAEYASGPTIKNMITGAVALAEYATEVAKNYPVNIALHTDHCPKDKLDKYVRPLIAISQERVNKGLAPLFQSHMWDGSAVPLDENLQIAEELLAAAAAAKIILEIEVGVVGGEEDGVSAAIDDKLYSTVEDGLATAAKLGLGERGRYLTALTFGNVHGVYKPGNVKLRPEILKEIQDAIGAKYGEEKPLDLVFHGGSGSLLSEIHGALDFGVVKMNIDTDTQYAFTRPVVDHVFKNYDGVLKIDGEVGNKKAYDPRAWGKLAENGLAKRVVEACEHLRSTGTTLAK, from the coding sequence ATGCCTATCGCTTCCCCCGAGGTCTACGCCGAGATGATCGATCGCGCCAAGGCCGGCGCGTTCGCCTACCCGGCGATCAACGTGACGTCCTCGCAGACTCTCAACGCGGCCCTGCAGGGCTTCGCGGAGGCCGGCAGCGACGGCATCGTGCAGATCTCCACCGGTGGCGCGGAGTACGCGTCCGGCCCGACGATCAAGAACATGATCACGGGCGCGGTCGCGCTGGCTGAGTACGCGACCGAGGTCGCCAAGAACTACCCGGTCAACATCGCGCTGCACACCGACCACTGCCCGAAGGACAAGCTGGACAAGTACGTCCGGCCGCTGATCGCGATCTCCCAGGAGCGCGTGAACAAGGGCCTGGCCCCGCTGTTCCAGTCGCACATGTGGGACGGCTCGGCCGTGCCGCTGGACGAGAACCTGCAGATCGCCGAGGAGCTGCTCGCCGCGGCCGCTGCCGCGAAGATCATCCTCGAGATCGAGGTCGGCGTCGTCGGTGGCGAGGAGGACGGCGTCTCCGCCGCGATCGACGACAAGCTGTACTCGACCGTCGAGGACGGCCTGGCCACCGCCGCCAAGCTGGGCCTGGGCGAGCGGGGTCGCTACCTGACCGCGCTGACCTTCGGCAACGTGCACGGCGTCTACAAGCCGGGCAACGTCAAGCTCCGTCCGGAGATCCTCAAGGAGATCCAGGACGCGATCGGCGCGAAGTACGGCGAGGAGAAGCCGCTCGACCTGGTCTTCCACGGCGGCTCCGGCTCGCTGCTCTCGGAGATCCACGGCGCGTTGGACTTCGGTGTGGTGAAGATGAACATCGACACCGACACGCAGTACGCGTTCACCCGCCCGGTCGTCGACCACGTCTTCAAGAACTACGACGGCGTGCTGAAGATCGACGGCGAGGTCGGCAACAAGAAGGCGTACGACCCGCGCGCCTGGGGCAAGCTGGCCGAGAACGGTCTGGCCAAGCGCGTTGTCGAGGCCTGCGAGCACCTCCGCTCGACCGGCACGACCCTCGCGAAGTAA
- a CDS encoding LOG family protein, translating into MPDPLQPVLGGDVPFDATAFEIESREELDSHLVRNSLAGLIVLGLRLDRNPPDLASVDVRDTLFVGCRIVSPEVEIDLIRRGAHVVPPFRTLPYPTHPALLYTPEDLAAGFDEGGFAGMYDTVVYQHFVARGGAVPDVREAVAQRLHDAGIDNALGKALSAWATSHGTAGAVGIMGGHAEPRGSEAFRMAATLTRRLAKGNRLIVTGGGPGVMEAANLGAYFASRSERELDAAIDLLAAAPHFLDHDPYTAAALGVRATYPLPAVDLADRLRYGGLALPTWLYGHEPANLFAGQIGKYFSNAVREDSILRLSRGGIVFAPGWAGTVQEVFQAATKTFYQTDGPSGAFVFLGSDHWAKLPVVELLSTLLARSPHGDQSGLIVVTDSIDEAMTALTA; encoded by the coding sequence CGACCGCGTTCGAGATCGAGTCTCGTGAAGAGCTCGATTCCCACCTCGTCCGGAACAGCCTGGCCGGACTGATCGTTCTCGGTCTGCGGCTCGACCGGAACCCGCCCGACCTCGCCTCCGTCGACGTGCGCGACACCCTGTTCGTCGGGTGCCGGATCGTCTCGCCCGAGGTGGAGATCGACCTGATCCGGCGGGGCGCGCACGTGGTCCCGCCGTTCCGCACGCTGCCGTACCCGACGCATCCCGCGCTGCTCTACACCCCGGAGGACCTGGCCGCCGGGTTCGACGAGGGCGGCTTCGCCGGCATGTACGACACCGTCGTCTACCAGCACTTCGTGGCCCGGGGCGGGGCGGTTCCGGACGTCCGCGAGGCGGTCGCCCAGCGGCTGCACGACGCCGGGATCGACAACGCGCTGGGCAAGGCGCTGTCCGCGTGGGCGACGTCGCACGGCACCGCGGGCGCGGTCGGAATCATGGGCGGGCACGCCGAGCCCCGTGGCTCGGAGGCGTTCCGGATGGCCGCGACGCTGACCCGGCGGCTGGCCAAGGGCAACCGGCTGATCGTGACCGGTGGCGGGCCCGGCGTGATGGAGGCGGCCAACCTGGGGGCGTACTTCGCCTCCCGGAGCGAGCGGGAGCTGGACGCGGCGATCGACCTGCTGGCGGCCGCGCCGCACTTCCTGGACCACGATCCGTACACCGCGGCGGCGCTGGGTGTCCGGGCGACCTACCCGCTGCCGGCCGTCGACCTGGCCGACCGGCTCCGGTACGGCGGGCTGGCGCTGCCGACCTGGCTCTACGGTCACGAGCCGGCCAACCTGTTCGCCGGCCAGATCGGCAAGTACTTCTCCAACGCCGTCCGGGAGGACTCGATCCTGCGCCTGTCCCGCGGCGGGATCGTCTTCGCGCCCGGCTGGGCCGGCACCGTGCAGGAGGTGTTCCAGGCCGCGACGAAGACGTTCTACCAGACCGACGGGCCGTCCGGGGCGTTCGTCTTCCTCGGCTCCGACCACTGGGCCAAGCTCCCGGTGGTGGAGCTGCTGAGCACGCTGCTGGCCCGCTCGCCGCACGGCGACCAGTCCGGGCTGATCGTGGTCACCGACTCGATCGACGAAGCGATGACGGCACTGACCGCATAG